The proteins below come from a single Desulfovibrio sp. Huiquan2017 genomic window:
- a CDS encoding Hsp20/alpha crystallin family protein translates to MNEVAKKEERKELSRFRPATDILEREDGFHIFMDMPGVNKSDMVIDLEEDELTVTGRSNQCSAPGEKFLEAQFGECEFVRAISISDIVDREHIKASLENGVLELFLPKVEKVQPKRITIEAQ, encoded by the coding sequence ATGAACGAAGTCGCGAAGAAAGAGGAACGCAAGGAATTGAGCCGGTTCCGTCCGGCGACGGACATCCTGGAGCGCGAGGACGGCTTTCATATCTTCATGGACATGCCCGGCGTGAACAAGAGCGATATGGTCATTGATCTGGAAGAGGATGAATTGACCGTCACGGGCCGTTCGAACCAGTGCTCCGCCCCGGGGGAGAAATTCCTGGAGGCGCAGTTCGGCGAGTGCGAGTTCGTGCGCGCCATCTCCATCTCCGACATCGTGGACCGGGAGCACATCAAGGCCTCCCTGGAAAACGGCGTCCTGGAGCTGTTCCTGCCCAAGGTGGAGAAGGTCCAGCCCAAGCGGATCACCATCGAAGCGCAATAG
- a CDS encoding Trm112 family protein: MTLNKDLLDILACPRCKGGLEPTPAGDGLVCPQCKVVYPVKDDIPIMLDDQAVSEKDWTGSK; this comes from the coding sequence ATGACCCTGAACAAAGATTTGCTCGACATTCTGGCCTGCCCCCGGTGCAAAGGCGGCCTTGAACCCACTCCGGCCGGTGACGGCCTCGTTTGCCCCCAATGCAAGGTCGTCTACCCGGTCAAGGACGACATCCCCATCATGCTCGATGACCAGGCCGTTTCCGAAAAGGACTGGACTGGTTCAAAATAG
- a CDS encoding Hsp20/alpha crystallin family protein, producing the protein MVIDFNTLYNFPSRMDRVFEEMLRSPMGDDRRLAYPPLNLSSDDENIYVRAEVPGVTIDDVELTLTDKTLVIKGERTAPEGKFYRQERPSGVFHRVINIGVPVDRDKVAATMKDGVLTVTLPKSEEVKPRTISIDVA; encoded by the coding sequence ATGGTTATCGATTTCAATACGCTTTACAATTTCCCGTCCCGGATGGATCGTGTCTTTGAGGAAATGCTGCGATCGCCCATGGGCGACGACCGTCGTCTGGCCTACCCCCCGCTCAATCTGAGCAGTGACGACGAGAATATTTACGTCCGCGCGGAAGTGCCCGGAGTGACCATCGACGACGTGGAACTGACGTTGACCGACAAGACGCTGGTCATCAAGGGCGAGCGCACCGCCCCGGAAGGAAAATTCTATCGGCAGGAACGCCCGAGTGGTGTTTTCCACAGAGTTATAAACATCGGAGTGCCGGTGGACAGGGACAAAGTGGCCGCGACTATGAAGGACGGGGTCCTGACTGTGACGCTGCCCAAGTCCGAAGAGGTCAAGCCGCGCACCATCAGCATCGACGTTGCCTAA
- a CDS encoding peptidase U32 family protein — protein sequence MPDARPFIPELLAPAGDMEKLETAILYGADAVYLGGEGLNLRAGAGGFDRQALDQAVTRAHQAGVKLYYTLNVYPRQSHMRAVREQIETLGELKPDAIIAADPGIIRLLRRELPEIPVHISTQANTSNVEAVRFWRENGAKRVNVARELRSSELGEMLDACRKQMPTMELEVFTHGAMCMAVSGRCYMSALLNDRPGNLGQCSHPCRYEYRPVSMTFEERTRPGEKLWEIREYSHPFTEEFTFDAPEEFAFSTPDHDGSTSQSPADRALSAALDTDNWTKFFAAEDLCLLHYIEWFRRMKVASLKIEGRTKSSAYLAQVVDAYKTALNHAATGRFQPEIYLSELVNAASRPLTTGFFDPACRGPIAQPPDPTEKRPVLARILSPLASGRWLVQTKARWDTGEPVEALVPGLIRPHISAEDYGLEDETGQGAAISHPGQRAILICDHPELKSGMFLRKPWDLDQLD from the coding sequence ATGCCCGATGCCCGCCCGTTCATACCGGAATTGCTCGCCCCCGCGGGGGACATGGAAAAACTCGAAACCGCCATCCTGTATGGCGCGGACGCCGTGTATCTCGGCGGCGAGGGACTCAATCTGCGCGCCGGCGCCGGTGGGTTCGACCGCCAGGCCCTGGACCAGGCCGTAACCCGCGCCCACCAGGCCGGGGTCAAGCTCTACTACACCCTCAACGTATACCCGCGCCAATCGCACATGCGCGCCGTGCGCGAACAGATCGAGACCTTGGGCGAACTCAAGCCCGACGCGATCATCGCCGCCGACCCCGGCATCATCCGGCTGCTCCGGCGCGAACTGCCCGAAATCCCGGTGCACATCTCCACCCAGGCCAACACCTCCAACGTGGAGGCCGTGCGCTTCTGGCGCGAAAACGGGGCCAAGCGCGTCAATGTGGCCCGCGAACTGCGCTCCAGCGAACTGGGCGAAATGCTCGACGCCTGCCGCAAACAGATGCCCACCATGGAGCTTGAGGTCTTTACGCACGGGGCCATGTGCATGGCCGTGTCCGGCCGCTGCTACATGTCCGCCCTGCTCAACGACCGGCCAGGCAATCTCGGCCAGTGCTCGCACCCTTGCCGCTACGAATACCGGCCCGTGTCCATGACCTTCGAAGAGCGCACCAGGCCCGGTGAAAAGCTCTGGGAAATCCGTGAGTATTCCCACCCGTTCACCGAGGAATTTACCTTCGACGCGCCCGAGGAATTCGCCTTCTCCACACCGGACCACGACGGCTCGACCTCGCAATCCCCGGCCGACCGCGCCCTGTCCGCCGCGCTCGACACCGACAATTGGACCAAATTCTTCGCCGCCGAAGACCTCTGCCTGCTGCACTACATCGAATGGTTCCGGCGCATGAAGGTCGCCTCCCTCAAGATCGAGGGCCGGACCAAGAGTTCCGCCTATCTGGCCCAGGTCGTGGACGCTTACAAGACCGCCCTCAACCACGCCGCCACGGGCCGTTTCCAACCCGAGATATACCTGTCCGAGCTGGTCAACGCCGCTTCGCGGCCCCTGACCACCGGCTTCTTCGACCCGGCCTGCCGCGGCCCCATCGCCCAGCCGCCCGACCCGACCGAAAAACGCCCAGTGCTCGCCCGCATCCTCTCTCCCCTGGCCTCGGGACGCTGGCTCGTCCAGACCAAGGCGCGCTGGGATACCGGCGAACCCGTGGAGGCCCTCGTTCCCGGCCTGATCCGCCCCCACATCTCCGCCGAGGATTACGGCCTCGAAGACGAAACAGGCCAGGGAGCGGCAATCTCCCACCCCGGGCAACGGGCTATCCTCATCTGCGACCACCCCGAACTGAAGAGCGGCATGTTTCTGCGCAAGCCCTGGGATCTGGACCAACTCGACTAG
- a CDS encoding PHP domain-containing protein, whose translation MSIDLHTHTTASDGTLSPTALVELAAASGLDAIAVTDHDTFQGVAEAVEAGKRLGVEVIPGAELSLESPEGTGWIHVVALWLPERADELQKAFDWVIEGRANRNHEIVAKLRSLGVNITYEAVAARAKGTVGRPHFAQELMALGVASSMDEAFKVWVGDNGRAYVPKRKLTPQRAFALLNDIGATSILAHPFALKLSYPETEKMVRRLMDLGLDGMEVYYSEHSPADTKAYGEMADRLGLLKSGGSDFHGTNKPEIKLGVGRGNLDIPNELLDKMKAARRAKGLPV comes from the coding sequence ATGAGTATAGATCTGCATACGCACACCACGGCCTCGGACGGGACGCTGTCGCCCACGGCGTTGGTGGAACTGGCTGCGGCAAGCGGGCTGGACGCCATCGCGGTCACCGATCACGACACCTTCCAGGGCGTGGCCGAGGCCGTGGAGGCCGGGAAACGGCTCGGGGTGGAGGTCATCCCGGGCGCGGAGCTGAGCCTGGAATCCCCCGAAGGCACGGGCTGGATCCACGTGGTCGCACTGTGGCTGCCGGAGCGGGCCGACGAATTGCAGAAGGCCTTTGACTGGGTCATCGAGGGGCGGGCCAACCGCAACCACGAAATCGTGGCCAAACTGCGCTCGCTCGGCGTGAACATCACTTACGAAGCCGTGGCCGCCCGGGCCAAAGGGACCGTCGGCCGCCCGCATTTTGCCCAGGAGCTCATGGCCCTGGGCGTGGCCTCGTCCATGGACGAGGCGTTCAAGGTCTGGGTCGGCGACAACGGCCGGGCCTACGTGCCCAAGCGCAAGCTCACGCCCCAACGGGCCTTTGCCCTCCTGAACGACATCGGAGCCACGTCCATCCTGGCCCACCCCTTCGCGCTGAAACTGAGCTATCCCGAGACAGAAAAGATGGTTCGCCGCCTTATGGATCTCGGCTTGGACGGCATGGAGGTCTACTACTCCGAACACTCCCCGGCCGACACCAAGGCCTACGGCGAAATGGCCGACCGGCTGGGGCTGCTCAAGAGCGGCGGCTCGGACTTTCACGGGACCAACAAGCCGGAAATCAAGCTCGGCGTAGGCCGGGGCAACCTGGACATCCCCAACGAACTGCTCGACAAGATGAAGGCGGCGCGGCGGGCCAAGGGTCTGCCGGTCTAA
- a CDS encoding response regulator transcription factor, with translation MEANTLDIMIVDDHPLFREGLKTIISRDENFAVCAEAGTGREGIALARDHRPDIILVDISMPDKSGIQMIRELKDELPSTRFVIISMHSEADYIVEAFRAGATGYIIKESAAGQLIKGLNTVAGGNLFLDSALSQEVIFKLLQTKSDASEGPDDPYATLTPREQEVMRMLAEGLTAKDVAEQLFISPKTVENHRTNLMKKLGLKSSVELVRYAARLGLIDIETWAI, from the coding sequence ATGGAAGCGAATACCTTGGACATCATGATCGTCGATGACCACCCTCTCTTTCGGGAGGGCCTCAAGACCATCATCAGCCGGGATGAGAACTTCGCGGTCTGCGCCGAAGCCGGCACGGGCAGGGAAGGCATCGCCCTGGCCCGGGACCACAGGCCGGACATCATCCTGGTGGACATCTCCATGCCGGACAAGAGCGGCATCCAGATGATCCGCGAACTCAAGGACGAACTGCCCTCAACCCGGTTCGTAATCATTTCCATGCACTCCGAGGCCGACTACATCGTCGAGGCCTTCCGCGCCGGGGCCACCGGCTACATCATCAAGGAATCCGCCGCCGGACAGCTCATCAAGGGCCTCAACACCGTGGCCGGCGGCAACCTCTTCCTGGACAGCGCCCTGTCCCAGGAGGTCATTTTCAAGCTGCTCCAGACCAAGAGCGACGCCTCCGAGGGCCCGGACGATCCCTACGCCACCCTGACTCCGCGCGAGCAGGAGGTCATGCGCATGCTGGCCGAGGGCCTGACCGCCAAGGACGTGGCCGAACAATTGTTCATCTCTCCCAAGACCGTGGAGAACCACCGCACCAACCTGATGAAGAAACTCGGGCTCAAAAGTTCAGTGGAGCTTGTCCGCTACGCCGCCCGCCTGGGCTTGATCGATATCGAGACCTGGGCCATCTAG